Proteins co-encoded in one Kocuria flava genomic window:
- a CDS encoding phenylacetate--CoA ligase family protein — MDRGSSPLWVWWDARRVHRQGAEALRARQRERLAALVALARTSSPYYRRLYQGLPERVEDVTALPVTDKRALMAAFDEVVTDPAVTRAAVEEFVADPARIGERFAGKYLVATTAGTTGTRGLFVLDDHYWAVTQGMMARLSADWLPAREILRLIGRGGRFAGVVATGGHFLSVAASTREQREKPRRHRRLRILSVHRPLPELVAELNAFRPLLLGAYASVLRLLGSEQEAGRLRVAPVLVLSTAEGLPPEERHRLERAFGAPVREVYGCTESGYAASSCAEGWLHLVEDWVILEPVDAAHRPVPPGTVSDTVLMTNLANRVQPIIRYDVGDRVLVRPDPCPCGNPAPALRVEGRASDVLSFPDDDGRGRIAVPPLALGTVVDRTPGVELFQIVQTDPTALTVRLLPAAGTDPERVRAAVRQGITGLLAGLGLAHVAVDLAAEPPQQGPGGKVRTVVPLPAG; from the coding sequence ATGGACCGGGGGAGCAGTCCGCTGTGGGTGTGGTGGGACGCCCGCCGGGTCCACCGCCAGGGGGCGGAGGCGCTGCGCGCACGGCAGCGCGAGCGCCTGGCCGCCCTCGTGGCCCTCGCCCGCACGAGCTCCCCGTACTACCGGCGGCTCTACCAGGGGCTGCCGGAGCGGGTCGAGGACGTCACCGCCCTGCCCGTCACGGACAAGCGGGCGCTCATGGCCGCCTTCGACGAGGTCGTCACGGACCCGGCCGTCACCCGCGCGGCGGTCGAGGAGTTCGTGGCGGACCCGGCCCGGATCGGCGAGCGCTTCGCGGGGAAGTACCTCGTGGCGACCACGGCCGGCACCACGGGCACCCGCGGGCTGTTCGTCCTCGACGACCACTACTGGGCCGTCACGCAGGGGATGATGGCTCGGCTGAGCGCGGACTGGCTGCCGGCACGCGAGATCCTGCGGCTGATCGGGCGCGGGGGCCGCTTCGCCGGGGTCGTCGCCACCGGCGGGCACTTCCTGTCCGTGGCCGCGAGCACCCGGGAGCAGCGGGAGAAGCCGCGGCGCCACCGCCGGCTGCGGATCCTGTCGGTCCACCGGCCCCTGCCCGAGCTGGTCGCCGAGCTCAACGCCTTCCGGCCCCTGCTGCTGGGGGCCTACGCCAGCGTGCTGCGGCTGCTGGGCTCCGAGCAGGAGGCCGGGCGGCTGCGGGTGGCCCCGGTGCTCGTGCTCAGCACCGCCGAGGGCCTGCCCCCGGAGGAGCGGCACCGCCTCGAGCGGGCCTTCGGGGCGCCGGTGCGGGAGGTCTACGGGTGCACCGAGTCCGGCTACGCCGCCTCCAGCTGCGCCGAGGGGTGGCTGCACCTGGTCGAGGACTGGGTGATCCTCGAGCCGGTCGACGCCGCCCACCGCCCCGTGCCGCCGGGCACCGTCTCGGACACCGTTCTGATGACCAACCTCGCCAACCGGGTCCAGCCGATCATCCGCTACGACGTCGGCGACCGGGTGCTCGTGCGCCCCGACCCGTGCCCGTGCGGCAACCCCGCCCCGGCCCTGCGCGTGGAGGGCCGGGCCTCGGACGTGCTGAGCTTCCCCGACGACGACGGGCGCGGCCGGATCGCGGTGCCCCCGCTGGCCCTGGGCACCGTCGTCGACCGCACCCCCGGCGTGGAGCTGTTCCAGATCGTGCAGACCGACCCCACCGCCCTGACGGTCCGGCTGCTCCCGGCGGCCGGGACCGACCCGGAGCGGGTGCGGGCCGCGGTGCGGCAGGGGATCACGGGCCTGCTCGCCGGGCTGGGCCTGGCCCACGTCGCCGTGGACCTGGCGGCCGAGCCCCCGCAGCAGGGCCCGGGCGGGAAGGTCCGCACGGTCGTCCCGCTGCCGGCGGGCTGA
- a CDS encoding cupin domain-containing protein, giving the protein MNWTVEQITALREGRETFRDTAQGTALTWVRTGAETDGEYSLMYAEYAPGITVFPHFHTEYTETVHLFEGTLEGRVAGQEVVLTDGEETIVPPGAVHGWHSAGERTLRFVLEVRPAHAGFEKWLVALQRMASDGLTHADGRPKKLSHAALILVESDINLPGPGRALMPVLRLLARRARRTGVARQLEERYWRTP; this is encoded by the coding sequence ATGAACTGGACCGTGGAGCAGATCACCGCGCTGCGCGAGGGCCGGGAGACCTTCCGCGACACCGCGCAGGGCACCGCGCTCACGTGGGTGCGCACGGGTGCCGAGACCGACGGTGAGTACAGCCTGATGTACGCCGAGTACGCACCGGGGATCACGGTGTTCCCGCACTTCCACACCGAGTACACCGAGACCGTGCACCTGTTCGAGGGCACCCTCGAGGGCCGGGTCGCCGGGCAGGAGGTCGTCCTGACCGATGGTGAGGAGACGATCGTCCCGCCGGGCGCCGTGCACGGCTGGCACTCCGCCGGCGAGCGCACCCTGCGCTTCGTGCTCGAGGTCCGTCCCGCCCACGCCGGCTTCGAGAAGTGGCTCGTGGCCCTGCAGCGGATGGCCTCCGACGGGCTGACCCACGCGGACGGGCGGCCGAAGAAGCTCTCCCACGCCGCCCTGATCCTCGTGGAGTCCGACATCAACCTCCCCGGCCCGGGGCGGGCGCTGATGCCGGTGCTGCGACTGCTCGCCCGGCGGGCCCGCCGCACCGGGGTCGCCCGGCAGCTCGAGGAGCGCTACTGGCGCACGCCCTGA
- a CDS encoding ABC transporter ATP-binding protein, which produces MTAPAPITEDTTMADNHGSPPPQHPRPMAPKGAFRDFLAAVAPHRPALVVVAVLSLTATVFGVAQPLMMQRMIDATSRGGDNPWVWWLVGVTVAEALLRGAQSYMLQRTGEAFIGGLRRSLIARLLRLPMRDYAATPKGEWISRLGSDTGQVRTIVTSGLFELVSAVLMFGAAIVLMVSLDPLLFALTLAGVVLGGAGVTVMGARMRRTSEVTQAEVARMTSAADRALSSIVLVRSSAATREQAENVAGFARRAEASGIEMARIQAWVQPIMSLSIQGAFLVVLAVGGLRVAQGAMTVGELMAFIMYLFLLVMPVTQAMGAYTQIQLGLASYDRIRRVLERPVERSGGSTEATGPVRPGEPAVVVEDVHFRYGENPVLRGVSFTVPAGSRTAIVGPSGAGKSTVLSLLEGFADPDEGTVRCLGQDLREADLEAYRRRVAYVEQGAPALGGTLAENLRIAAPGATDEDLHRVLAAVGLEDLVARQDAGLELELGDHGAVLSGGERQRLAWARVLLQDPRLLLFDEPTASVDATTETLLGEALDEMARGRTTLIVAHRLSTVVTADQIVVLDGGRVLDAGTHDELVGRCTLYRDFATHQLLV; this is translated from the coding sequence ATGACAGCACCGGCACCGATCACGGAGGACACGACCATGGCCGACAACCACGGGAGCCCGCCCCCGCAGCACCCCCGGCCCATGGCCCCCAAGGGCGCGTTCCGCGACTTCCTCGCCGCCGTGGCCCCGCACCGGCCCGCCCTCGTGGTCGTCGCCGTGCTCTCCCTCACCGCCACGGTCTTCGGCGTGGCCCAGCCGCTGATGATGCAGCGCATGATCGACGCCACGAGCCGTGGCGGGGACAACCCCTGGGTGTGGTGGCTCGTGGGCGTCACCGTGGCCGAGGCCCTGCTGCGCGGCGCGCAGTCCTACATGCTCCAGCGCACGGGCGAGGCCTTCATCGGCGGACTGCGGCGGTCGCTGATCGCCCGTCTCCTGCGGCTGCCGATGCGCGACTACGCCGCGACCCCGAAGGGCGAGTGGATCAGCCGCCTCGGCTCCGACACCGGCCAGGTGCGCACGATCGTCACCTCGGGGCTGTTCGAGCTGGTCTCCGCGGTGCTGATGTTCGGGGCGGCCATCGTGCTGATGGTCTCCCTCGATCCGCTGCTGTTCGCCCTCACCCTGGCCGGGGTCGTCCTCGGCGGGGCGGGCGTCACCGTCATGGGCGCCCGGATGCGCCGCACCAGCGAGGTCACCCAGGCCGAGGTCGCCCGCATGACCTCGGCCGCCGACCGGGCCCTGTCCTCGATCGTGCTGGTGCGCTCCAGCGCCGCGACCCGGGAGCAGGCCGAGAACGTGGCCGGCTTCGCCCGCCGGGCCGAGGCCTCCGGGATCGAGATGGCCCGGATCCAGGCCTGGGTCCAGCCCATCATGTCCCTGAGCATCCAGGGAGCCTTCCTCGTGGTCCTCGCGGTCGGCGGGCTGCGCGTGGCACAGGGTGCCATGACGGTGGGCGAGCTGATGGCCTTCATCATGTACCTGTTCCTGCTGGTGATGCCGGTGACCCAGGCGATGGGCGCCTACACCCAGATCCAGCTCGGCCTGGCCTCCTACGACCGCATCCGCCGGGTGCTCGAGCGCCCCGTGGAGCGCAGCGGCGGAAGCACGGAGGCGACCGGCCCGGTCCGGCCCGGCGAGCCCGCCGTCGTCGTCGAAGACGTGCACTTCCGCTACGGCGAGAACCCGGTGCTGCGCGGCGTGTCCTTCACGGTGCCTGCCGGGTCGCGCACCGCGATCGTGGGCCCCTCGGGGGCCGGCAAGTCGACGGTCCTGTCCCTGCTCGAAGGATTCGCCGACCCGGACGAGGGCACCGTCCGCTGCCTGGGTCAGGACCTGCGGGAGGCCGACCTCGAGGCCTACCGCCGCCGGGTGGCCTACGTCGAGCAGGGGGCGCCGGCGCTGGGCGGAACCCTCGCCGAGAACCTGCGCATCGCCGCCCCCGGCGCCACCGACGAGGATCTGCACCGGGTGCTTGCCGCGGTGGGCCTGGAGGACCTGGTCGCCCGCCAGGACGCGGGGCTGGAGCTCGAGCTGGGCGACCACGGGGCCGTGCTCTCCGGCGGTGAGCGGCAGCGCCTGGCCTGGGCCCGCGTGCTCCTCCAGGACCCGCGGCTGCTGCTCTTCGACGAGCCGACCGCCAGCGTGGACGCCACCACCGAGACCCTGCTGGGCGAGGCCCTCGACGAGATGGCCCGCGGCAGGACCACCCTCATCGTGGCCCACCGCCTGTCCACGGTCGTCACCGCCGACCAGATCGTGGTGCTCGACGGCGGGCGGGTCCTGGACGCGGGCACGCACGACGAGCTCGTGGGACGGTGCACCCTCTACCGCGACTTCGCCACCCACCAGCTGCTCGTCTGA